From Syntrophaceae bacterium, one genomic window encodes:
- a CDS encoding MBL fold metallo-hydrolase: MVHCIPPCGFARCYVLSDREGLAVVDVGSVGAADDVVGFIGSQPGLSMAQVRFVLATHFHVDHIGGVARFLEFCAPGTKVFLHPLAMQYLQGKRELCFLKGWVPGFLSAALVSMGYVRRLSHLDFGPLAGIPLPILRDRRSFGVDADRLLALNGGGRTRYPLGFGGWEVLETPGHTEDSICLYQEAEGRLLTGDTILNLDGIRGPELNRFCWNKREIRRSFDMLKAELSPRTLYPGHGEVYSSNGENVLSFVRAA; this comes from the coding sequence ATGGTCCATTGTATTCCTCCATGCGGGTTCGCCCGCTGCTATGTCCTGTCGGACCGTGAGGGTCTGGCGGTGGTTGACGTCGGCAGTGTCGGCGCGGCGGACGACGTGGTCGGCTTCATCGGCAGCCAGCCCGGTCTGTCCATGGCCCAGGTCCGTTTTGTCCTGGCCACTCACTTTCACGTCGACCACATCGGGGGAGTGGCCCGTTTCCTCGAATTCTGCGCTCCCGGCACGAAGGTTTTCCTCCATCCCCTGGCGATGCAATACCTGCAGGGGAAGCGGGAACTCTGCTTCCTCAAGGGGTGGGTTCCGGGCTTTCTCTCCGCTGCCCTGGTATCGATGGGCTATGTCCGCCGCCTGTCCCATCTGGATTTCGGTCCCCTGGCGGGGATCCCGTTGCCCATCCTGAGGGACCGTCGCAGCTTCGGGGTGGATGCGGACAGGCTTCTGGCGCTGAACGGCGGGGGCCGGACGCGTTATCCCCTCGGTTTTGGGGGATGGGAGGTCCTGGAAACCCCGGGGCACACGGAAGACTCGATCTGCCTCTACCAGGAGGCGGAGGGACGGCTCCTGACCGGGGATACGATCCTGAATCTGGACGGGATACGGGGACCCGAACTGAATCGCTTCTGCTGGAACAAGCGGGAAATCCGCCGTTCCTTCGACATGTTGAAAGCGGAATTGTCGCCCCGGACGCTCTATCCGGGACATGGGGAAGTATACTCGAGCAACGGGGAGAACGTCCTGTCATTCGTCCGGGCAGCCTGA
- a CDS encoding DUF799 family lipoprotein, which translates to MNDKHPVPWKVLAVVLLLLICQGCAVVTESTVVTPPIRSLFEGTYKTDPFMARNMPKTVAVLPFVNEAESQKGSEEVRRGFYNHFSSLPFADMQLQRVDSLLRKADLMGDPKELSKKTPQELGKILGVDAVVYGTVSNFDKLFLALYSQVSVGADVKMYDTKTGHFLWSGKHTARIHEGGISTTPVGIVAVVIATSLNMRDIQLLRACDDLFRDMVKTIPIPSLAEALRPPAIALLTQDTKNLPKKAGDEIKVVLQGTPKMMASFSIGDYRKHIDMQETEPGWYLGTYRVVPGDNVRQAIITGRLALANDPGNFSEWVDAVGSVSLKTTPPDAPANAAAVGRDRIVQLRWNRSTDPDLAGYRVYRSATPLSGYVEAAKTEFTEFTDRDPSLRNGTAYYYQITAVDLAGNESTRKGAVAGMPVAPGPTPVSGIIEADTTWHAGASPYVLEGPVTVRDQAVLTIQPGTEIRSKDAPLTVEGRLMARGDSEHIIVFDSAQEGKMWPGIHFRNVKDKENALSYVRIRNARRAVDCEASSPVVESSELTENDTAFRASGAFSKPRLLKSRVARNRQSAVIAVDGAEPLIADNAIEDNLNAGILVERAAPVIQRNSVSRNHGSGIVVAGGNPSITENNVSDNQPFNALAPSSGDSVKARGNWWGSAKGLDVLAGVQGKVDVQSILGSPWPGGKSLELPVLPSRIGGRVTADAYLIQSNSPYTVTKDLILDEGAVLTIERGVTVRFDQNTAIVAENGGVIARGTRDLPILFTASGASPSPGFYVSAFRQAKPTTVNSAFSWCVVKYAETAFDIHFGSPEISHCHVAENSQCGVFCRNDASPRISYNTFTGNRGEGAVKCVGASRPLIQRNNFERNEVAIQSFSSLYIDARQNWWGKSPPDMRMIFGDPEKNVNIRPWLEKPEPDAFRETR; encoded by the coding sequence ATGAACGACAAGCATCCTGTACCGTGGAAAGTCCTGGCGGTCGTTTTGCTGCTGCTGATCTGCCAGGGGTGCGCCGTTGTTACCGAGAGCACGGTGGTCACTCCGCCGATCCGGAGCCTGTTCGAGGGCACGTACAAGACGGATCCGTTCATGGCCCGGAACATGCCCAAAACCGTGGCCGTCCTTCCCTTCGTCAACGAGGCCGAGAGCCAGAAGGGGTCGGAGGAGGTCCGCCGGGGATTCTACAACCATTTCAGCTCTCTGCCGTTCGCGGACATGCAACTGCAGCGGGTGGACAGCCTGCTCCGCAAGGCGGATCTGATGGGGGACCCGAAGGAACTGTCAAAGAAGACGCCCCAGGAACTGGGGAAGATCCTCGGGGTCGATGCCGTCGTCTACGGGACCGTCTCCAACTTCGACAAGCTCTTCCTGGCCCTGTACTCCCAGGTCTCCGTGGGGGCCGACGTGAAGATGTACGACACGAAAACGGGCCATTTCCTCTGGAGCGGCAAGCATACGGCCCGGATCCATGAGGGCGGCATCTCCACGACGCCCGTGGGAATCGTCGCCGTCGTCATCGCCACGTCCCTCAACATGCGGGACATCCAGCTGCTGCGGGCGTGCGACGACCTCTTCCGGGACATGGTGAAGACGATTCCGATACCGAGCCTGGCGGAGGCACTGCGGCCGCCCGCCATCGCACTCCTGACCCAGGACACGAAAAACCTGCCGAAGAAGGCCGGCGACGAGATCAAGGTGGTCCTCCAGGGTACGCCGAAGATGATGGCCTCCTTCTCGATCGGAGATTACCGGAAGCACATCGACATGCAGGAGACGGAACCGGGATGGTACCTGGGGACCTACCGGGTGGTTCCGGGGGACAACGTCCGCCAGGCCATCATCACCGGGAGGCTGGCCCTCGCCAACGATCCCGGCAACTTCTCCGAGTGGGTGGACGCCGTCGGGTCCGTTTCCCTCAAGACGACGCCGCCCGACGCCCCGGCGAACGCCGCCGCGGTGGGGAGGGACCGCATCGTCCAGCTTCGCTGGAACCGGTCCACCGATCCGGATCTGGCTGGATACCGGGTCTACCGGAGCGCAACTCCGCTCAGCGGCTATGTCGAGGCGGCGAAGACGGAATTCACGGAGTTCACGGACAGGGATCCGTCCCTCAGGAACGGAACCGCGTACTACTACCAGATAACCGCCGTCGATCTGGCGGGAAACGAGAGCACGCGGAAGGGTGCCGTTGCCGGCATGCCCGTCGCGCCGGGACCCACCCCGGTTTCGGGGATCATCGAGGCCGACACCACATGGCACGCCGGTGCCAGTCCCTATGTCCTGGAAGGGCCGGTGACGGTCCGGGACCAGGCGGTCCTGACCATTCAGCCGGGTACGGAAATCCGCTCCAAGGATGCGCCCCTGACGGTGGAGGGGCGGTTGATGGCCCGGGGGGACTCGGAGCACATCATCGTCTTCGACTCCGCCCAGGAGGGGAAGATGTGGCCCGGCATCCACTTCCGGAACGTGAAGGACAAGGAGAACGCCCTGAGCTACGTCCGGATCCGGAACGCCCGGCGGGCCGTCGACTGCGAGGCGTCGTCGCCCGTCGTGGAGTCCTCGGAGCTGACGGAAAATGACACGGCCTTCCGGGCCTCCGGGGCCTTTTCCAAACCGCGCCTCCTGAAATCTCGTGTTGCCCGGAACCGGCAATCCGCCGTGATTGCCGTCGACGGCGCGGAGCCCCTGATTGCGGACAACGCCATCGAGGACAACCTGAACGCAGGCATCCTCGTGGAGCGGGCAGCCCCGGTGATTCAGAGGAACAGCGTCTCCCGGAACCACGGCTCCGGAATCGTCGTGGCGGGAGGAAATCCCTCCATTACGGAGAACAACGTTTCGGACAACCAGCCGTTCAACGCCCTGGCCCCCTCCTCCGGCGATTCCGTGAAGGCCCGCGGCAACTGGTGGGGTAGCGCCAAGGGACTGGACGTGCTGGCGGGAGTCCAGGGGAAGGTGGATGTGCAGAGCATCCTGGGCTCCCCCTGGCCGGGAGGGAAATCCCTTGAACTTCCGGTTCTTCCCTCACGGATCGGAGGCCGCGTAACGGCGGATGCCTATCTGATCCAGTCGAACAGCCCCTACACGGTCACGAAGGACCTGATCCTCGACGAAGGGGCCGTCCTCACCATCGAGCGGGGCGTCACCGTCCGGTTCGACCAGAACACGGCCATCGTGGCCGAGAATGGCGGGGTGATCGCCCGGGGCACCCGGGACCTGCCGATCCTGTTCACCGCCTCCGGGGCGTCTCCCTCGCCGGGCTTCTATGTCAGCGCTTTCCGCCAGGCGAAACCCACGACGGTCAACAGCGCCTTCTCCTGGTGTGTCGTGAAGTACGCCGAGACAGCCTTCGACATTCACTTCGGCAGCCCCGAGATCAGCCACTGCCACGTGGCCGAGAACAGCCAGTGCGGGGTCTTCTGCCGGAACGACGCCTCCCCCCGCATCTCTTACAACACCTTCACGGGGAACCGGGGAGAGGGAGCGGTCAAGTGCGTCGGGGCGTCGCGTCCCCTGATCCAGCGGAACAACTTTGAAAGGAACGAGGTGGCCATTCAGAGCTTCTCTTCCCTGTACATCGATGCGCGGCAGAACTGGTGGGGCAAGAGCCCGCCGGACATGCGGATGATCTTCGGCGACCCGGAAAAGAACGTGAATATCCGTCCCTGGCTGGAGAAGCCGGAGCCGGATGCCTTTCGGGAAACGAGATAG